The DNA region AAAAATGTCAGTATCAACGAACCCCATTTTCAGGGACATTTCCCAGGACGCCCGATCATGCCGGGAGTGCTGATTGTGGAAGCAATGGCACAAGTTGGCGGGGTCGTGATGACGCAACTGCCCAATCTACCACCCGGATTATTTATGTTTGCCGGCATTGATAAAGTCAGGTTCCGCAGACCTGTTGTACCCGGAGATCAGCTAGTGATGACAGTAGAACTGATCTGCGTCAAAGGCCGCCGGTTCGCTAAAATGCAGGGCCGTGCTGAAGTAGATGGCCAGCGGGTTACAGAAGGCGAACTATTGTTCTCCCTGGTGGACTGAAAACACTGTTGATTGATCGGTCGTCAGTGGTAAGGGAAAAGTGACGCTGCCTTCGTTGCCGCGACTCACTCATCACTTCTATAGACAACTGACCACTGTACGGGCGGGCGCAAGCAGACAATTTTTGCTCAATTCTAGACAATTTATCCACAAAACCCGCCCCTACCAACTGACAACTGACAACTGACAAATGAAGACTTTAATTCATCCCACCGCTGTCATCCATCCCGGCGCTCAACTGCACCCGACTGTACAGGTGGGACCCTATGCAGTCATTGGGGATCTCGTAAAAGTTGGCCCAGAAACGACGATTGGTGCCCATGTCGTCATCGAAGGGAAAACGGAAATTGGTGCTCGCAATCAAATTTTCCCAGGCGCAGCCATTGGTTTAGAACCTCAGGATCTTAAATATGATGGTTCTTTGAGTTGCGTACAAATCGGAAACGACAACCGGCTGCGTGAGTATGTGACAGTTAACCGGGCCACGGGTGCTGGCGAAACGACGACTATCGGCAATAATAATCTGCTCATGGCTTATGTTCATGTGGCTCATAACTGTGAGATTGCAGACGGCGTGGTGATTGCCAATGCGGTGTCCCTAGCCGGCCACGTCCATATTGAATCTCGCGCTACGATTGGGGGCGTTGGGGGTATCCATCAGTTTGTCCACATCGGGCGATTGTCGATGATCGGGGGTGTGGCCCGGATTGTTCAGGATGTGCCGCCCTATATGCTCATTGAGGGCAATCCGTCACGGGTGCGAACGCTGAACTCGCTTGGCCTGAAGCGGGCCGGTTTGACGGAGACTGATCGCAACTATCTTAAGAAAGCATTCCGAATTATTTACCGTTCTGGACTGACACTGAACGAAGCCCTAGAACAGCTAGATTTATTCCCCGAAAACGAATACGTGCAACATTTGCGCCGGTTCCTGCAACTGTCTCAAATGAAAGGCCGGCGTGGGCCAATGCCA from Microcoleus sp. FACHB-68 includes:
- the lpxA gene encoding acyl-ACP--UDP-N-acetylglucosamine O-acyltransferase; this encodes MKTLIHPTAVIHPGAQLHPTVQVGPYAVIGDLVKVGPETTIGAHVVIEGKTEIGARNQIFPGAAIGLEPQDLKYDGSLSCVQIGNDNRLREYVTVNRATGAGETTTIGNNNLLMAYVHVAHNCEIADGVVIANAVSLAGHVHIESRATIGGVGGIHQFVHIGRLSMIGGVARIVQDVPPYMLIEGNPSRVRTLNSLGLKRAGLTETDRNYLKKAFRIIYRSGLTLNEALEQLDLFPENEYVQHLRRFLQLSQMKGRRGPMPGRRLHMRGEE
- the fabZ gene encoding 3-hydroxyacyl-ACP dehydratase FabZ — its product is MSTLTDLNSNHSSAPDSAQPEPASEAAQSASVPASPKTVFNIEEIHKLLPHRYPFSLVDRIIDYVPEKMAVGIKNVSINEPHFQGHFPGRPIMPGVLIVEAMAQVGGVVMTQLPNLPPGLFMFAGIDKVRFRRPVVPGDQLVMTVELICVKGRRFAKMQGRAEVDGQRVTEGELLFSLVD